One stretch of Dissulfurimicrobium hydrothermale DNA includes these proteins:
- the rpoC gene encoding DNA-directed RNA polymerase subunit beta', with protein sequence MEDLLSFFSKPKDPLNFKAVRISIASPEKMLERSFGEVKQPETINYRTFKPERDGLFCARIFGPIKDYECLCGKYKRMKHRGVICEKCGVEVIQAKARRERMGHISLAAPVAHIWFLKSLPSKIGALLDLSLKELERVLYFESHIVLSSQVPELAVGTILSEELYTKNLDLYGSKFEVGIGAEAIQMLLARIDLDSLSRELRDEMIKTKSEAKRKKLGKRLRVIEAFKDSGNRPEWMILNVIPVLPPDLRPLVPLDGGRFATSDLNDLYRRVINRNNRLKRLQELDAPDIIVRNEKRMLQEAVDVLFDNGRRGRVVTGPNKRPLKSLSDMLKGKQGRFRQNLLGKRVDYSGRTVIVVGPELRLHQCGLPKRMAIELFKPFIYNKLEEKGLVTTIKSAKKMVEKEVPEVWDALDEVVKEYPVMLNRAPTLHRLGIQAFEPILVEGKAIHLHPLVCTAYNADFDGDQMAVHLPLSVEAQTEARVLMMSTNNILSPAHGEPIIQASQDIVLGIYYMTRERPGVKGEGKIFASKEEVIQAWDASIVHLQAKIKARIRDELVETTVGRVILSDILPEYVPFSYINKVMRKKDINKLIDISYRLAGAKQTIILADALKNMGYRFATLAGISICINNLAVPVRKEEILEKAQEAVSEVDRQYKEGLLTESERYNNVIDIWTRATDEVASEMMEGISVEYHRNANGEVVSSPSFNPVFIMADSGARGSKDQIRQLAGMRGLMAKPSGEIIETPIKANFREGLSVLEYFISTHGARKGLADTALKTANSGYLTRRLVDVAQDSTIYEEDCGTIDGIEMEHLIEGGEIIQRLGERILGRVALMDIVDPVTGEVLVKANEEIDEDAVVKIEDAGISRVEIRSVLTCRSPYGVCAKCYGRDLARGRMVAIGEAVGIIAAESIGEPGTQLTMRTFHIGGAAGGKVEQADIRARGGGVVRYERISAVRNPAGRMVVLNRNGELVIMSHDGRERERYPVIYGAELLVEDGAAVEPGQKLAEWDPFTNPILVEVSGKVKFGDLIDGVTIEEKVDQLTGRASRVVIQHRSSDYTPRISIKDERGRTLKLPSGKGDARYLLPVGAIVVANEGDEIRAGEIIAKIPRETTKTKDITGGLPRVAELFEVRKPKEYAIISEIDGVVSFGKDLKGKRRVIITPEVGEPKEYMIPKGKYINAHEGDYIRAGEPLMDGVINPHDLLRVKGIKALARYMVNEIQEVYRLQGVKINDKHIEVIVRQMVRRVKITSVGDSTFMLGEQVERYRFEEENEKLIAEGRQPATAEPMLLGITRASLTTDSFISAASFQETTKVLTDASIAGKIDYLRGLKENVIMGRLIPAGTGRVFYDEKECRRAAAATS encoded by the coding sequence ATGGAAGATCTCCTTTCTTTTTTTTCAAAACCGAAAGATCCTTTAAATTTTAAGGCGGTCAGGATATCTATAGCCTCACCCGAAAAGATGCTCGAGAGGTCTTTTGGTGAGGTTAAGCAGCCTGAGACCATAAATTATCGTACCTTTAAGCCTGAAAGGGATGGCCTTTTCTGTGCCAGGATATTCGGTCCTATAAAGGACTATGAGTGCCTGTGTGGCAAGTACAAACGAATGAAGCACAGGGGTGTAATCTGCGAGAAATGTGGCGTAGAGGTCATTCAGGCGAAGGCTAGGCGCGAACGTATGGGCCACATAAGCCTTGCCGCCCCTGTGGCGCATATATGGTTTTTAAAGAGCCTTCCGAGCAAGATTGGCGCCCTTCTTGACCTTAGTCTCAAGGAACTGGAAAGGGTCCTGTATTTTGAATCCCATATAGTGCTCTCTTCCCAAGTGCCTGAACTTGCTGTGGGCACCATATTATCAGAGGAACTTTACACAAAAAACCTTGATCTTTACGGCTCCAAGTTTGAAGTAGGTATAGGTGCAGAGGCCATCCAGATGCTCCTTGCAAGGATAGATCTCGATTCCCTTTCAAGGGAGCTGAGAGACGAGATGATCAAGACCAAGTCGGAGGCGAAACGCAAGAAGCTCGGGAAGCGCTTGAGGGTGATAGAGGCCTTTAAAGACTCGGGCAACCGACCTGAATGGATGATACTTAATGTCATCCCTGTGCTTCCGCCGGACTTGAGGCCCCTTGTTCCCCTTGACGGTGGACGCTTTGCTACATCTGACCTCAATGATCTATATAGAAGGGTCATAAACAGAAACAACCGCCTCAAGAGGCTCCAGGAGCTCGACGCCCCTGATATCATCGTGCGTAACGAGAAGAGGATGCTCCAGGAGGCGGTTGATGTACTGTTCGACAATGGACGCAGAGGGCGTGTTGTGACTGGTCCCAACAAAAGACCTCTTAAGTCCCTTTCTGACATGCTGAAGGGGAAACAGGGACGTTTCAGACAGAATCTCCTTGGCAAGCGTGTCGATTATTCGGGCCGCACAGTAATTGTCGTTGGTCCCGAACTGAGACTGCACCAGTGTGGCCTTCCAAAACGTATGGCGATTGAGCTTTTTAAGCCCTTCATCTACAATAAACTTGAAGAAAAGGGCCTTGTGACCACTATAAAGAGTGCGAAGAAGATGGTGGAAAAAGAGGTTCCAGAGGTCTGGGACGCCTTGGATGAGGTGGTGAAGGAATATCCCGTTATGTTGAACAGGGCACCTACATTGCACAGGCTGGGTATTCAGGCGTTTGAGCCTATTCTTGTCGAGGGTAAGGCCATTCACCTGCACCCACTAGTCTGTACTGCATACAATGCAGACTTTGACGGCGACCAGATGGCGGTCCATCTGCCTCTGTCTGTCGAGGCCCAGACCGAGGCAAGGGTACTTATGATGTCCACCAACAACATACTTTCGCCCGCGCACGGTGAGCCTATTATACAGGCCAGTCAAGACATTGTGCTCGGTATCTATTATATGACCAGGGAACGGCCAGGCGTAAAGGGTGAGGGCAAGATATTTGCTTCAAAGGAAGAGGTGATTCAGGCCTGGGATGCCAGCATCGTGCACTTGCAGGCGAAGATCAAGGCAAGAATTAGGGACGAGCTTGTAGAGACCACCGTAGGAAGGGTGATATTGTCTGACATCCTCCCTGAATATGTGCCATTTTCATATATTAATAAAGTAATGCGTAAAAAGGATATAAACAAGCTTATTGATATAAGCTACAGACTTGCTGGTGCCAAGCAGACCATCATATTGGCTGACGCCTTGAAAAATATGGGTTACAGGTTCGCTACATTGGCAGGCATTTCTATTTGCATAAACAATCTCGCCGTGCCTGTGCGCAAGGAAGAGATACTTGAGAAGGCCCAGGAAGCCGTTTCAGAAGTTGATAGGCAGTACAAGGAAGGTCTGCTTACGGAGAGCGAGAGATATAATAATGTTATAGATATCTGGACAAGGGCTACTGACGAGGTCGCCTCAGAAATGATGGAAGGTATCTCCGTTGAGTACCATCGCAACGCTAATGGTGAGGTGGTTTCATCACCAAGCTTTAATCCGGTTTTCATCATGGCTGATTCAGGTGCAAGGGGTAGCAAGGACCAGATAAGGCAGCTTGCCGGTATGCGTGGGTTGATGGCTAAGCCGTCCGGCGAGATCATTGAGACGCCTATAAAGGCCAATTTCCGTGAGGGTTTGAGCGTGCTTGAATATTTTATCTCTACTCACGGCGCAAGAAAGGGTCTTGCAGATACGGCGCTGAAGACAGCCAATTCCGGCTATCTGACTAGAAGGCTCGTTGATGTGGCCCAAGACTCTACGATATATGAAGAGGATTGTGGTACCATTGATGGGATTGAGATGGAGCATCTTATAGAGGGCGGTGAGATCATACAGCGTCTCGGAGAACGCATATTGGGTCGTGTAGCCCTCATGGATATTGTGGATCCGGTTACTGGCGAGGTATTGGTCAAGGCCAATGAGGAGATAGATGAAGATGCTGTAGTCAAGATAGAAGACGCCGGGATCTCCAGGGTTGAGATCAGGTCGGTTCTTACCTGTCGGTCGCCTTATGGGGTGTGCGCTAAGTGTTACGGGCGTGACCTTGCAAGAGGGCGCATGGTAGCTATTGGTGAGGCTGTAGGTATTATAGCCGCAGAGTCGATCGGAGAACCTGGTACACAGCTTACCATGAGGACATTCCATATAGGTGGCGCAGCTGGTGGCAAGGTCGAGCAGGCGGATATCAGGGCAAGAGGGGGTGGAGTCGTGCGTTATGAAAGGATTAGCGCGGTGCGCAATCCTGCAGGGCGCATGGTGGTGCTAAACAGGAACGGCGAGCTGGTGATCATGTCACATGACGGCAGGGAGAGGGAGCGTTATCCAGTAATATACGGGGCAGAGCTATTGGTTGAAGATGGGGCGGCTGTTGAGCCGGGTCAAAAGTTGGCTGAGTGGGATCCGTTTACAAACCCAATCCTTGTAGAGGTGTCTGGAAAGGTGAAATTCGGGGATCTTATAGATGGGGTCACTATAGAAGAAAAGGTGGATCAGCTTACGGGTAGGGCGAGTCGTGTGGTTATACAACATCGGTCTTCCGACTATACGCCTCGAATTTCGATTAAGGATGAGCGGGGAAGGACATTGAAGTTGCCAAGCGGCAAGGGAGATGCCCGCTATCTTCTTCCGGTTGGTGCCATCGTTGTAGCGAATGAGGGTGACGAGATCAGGGCTGGAGAGATTATTGCAAAGATACCTAGGGAGACGACAAAAACAAAGGATATTACAGGAGGTCTTCCTAGGGTTGCGGAGCTCTTTGAGGTGAGAAAGCCGAAGGAATATGCGATTATATCCGAGATAGACGGTGTTGTGTCTTTCGGTAAGGACCTAAAGGGCAAACGGCGTGTGATCATTACCCCTGAAGTCGGCGAACCCAAGGAATACATGATACCGAAAGGCAAGTATATAAATGCCCACGAAGGTGACTATATACGTGCAGGCGAACCACTAATGGATGGCGTAATCAATCCGCACGATCTCCTGAGGGTCAAGGGTATAAAGGCCTTGGCCCGTTATATGGTAAATGAGATCCAAGAGGTCTATCGGCTGCAGGGTGTCAAGATAAACGACAAACATATCGAGGTGATAGTCAGGCAGATGGTGCGCAGGGTTAAGATTACAAGCGTGGGCGACAGTACGTTTATGCTCGGCGAACAGGTGGAACGCTATAGATTTGAAGAGGAAAACGAGAAGTTGATCGCCGAAGGCCGGCAACCTGCAACCGCTGAGCCGATGTTGCTCGGCATAACTAGGGCCTCTTTGACGACTGACAGCTTTATATCTGCAGCTTCGTTCCAGGAGACGACGAAAGTCCTTACCGATGCATCAATTGCCGGCAAGATAGATTATTTGAGGGGTCTTAAGGAAAATGTCATAATGGGCCGATTGATTCCGGCGGGGACAGGACGGGTCTTTTATGACGAGAAAGAGTGCCGCAGGGCCGCTGCTGCAACGTCATGA
- a CDS encoding class I SAM-dependent methyltransferase, producing the protein MNTEPERSMSELIPPCVKSVYERLDSRYSLEFEPLTVRGRHFNFLHPGDIEPLIKGRDIFADVSDFPFWVKIWEAAVVLADFMARMPTDPGRRILELGAGVGVAGIVAAAFGHCVTVTDFDDEILDFARVSAAVNGCEGVFQKRLDWLEPDGSLGKFEIIIGSEILFNSRFFAPLLKVFEIFLAPNGVIYLSHDKRRKSLAGFLGFCSGCYDIAIKEVTLHSGEDESFQILLTRLTPK; encoded by the coding sequence ATGAATACAGAACCAGAACGATCGATGTCGGAGCTTATACCTCCTTGTGTAAAGTCGGTTTATGAACGTCTGGATTCCAGATATTCATTGGAATTTGAACCACTGACTGTAAGGGGCAGGCATTTTAATTTTCTCCATCCAGGCGATATAGAACCGCTGATCAAGGGGAGAGACATCTTCGCTGACGTATCCGATTTTCCTTTCTGGGTCAAGATATGGGAGGCGGCGGTCGTGCTTGCGGATTTTATGGCGAGGATGCCGACGGACCCTGGTAGGCGTATCCTTGAGCTCGGGGCCGGTGTGGGTGTGGCCGGTATTGTGGCGGCTGCTTTTGGCCACTGTGTTACGGTAACGGATTTTGACGATGAGATATTGGATTTTGCAAGGGTATCTGCCGCGGTCAATGGCTGTGAAGGCGTGTTTCAAAAGAGGCTAGATTGGCTTGAGCCTGACGGCTCACTCGGTAAGTTTGAGATTATAATAGGTTCTGAGATACTCTTTAACTCAAGGTTCTTCGCACCCCTCCTGAAGGTGTTTGAGATATTTCTTGCGCCGAATGGCGTGATTTATCTTTCCCATGACAAAAGACGCAAGAGCCTTGCAGGGTTTTTGGGGTTCTGTTCGGGGTGCTACGATATCGCTATAAAAGAAGTTACACTCCATTCAGGTGAAGACGAGTCTTTTCAGATCTTACTTACGAGGCTTACTCCCAAGTAA